A DNA window from Porites lutea chromosome 6, jaPorLute2.1, whole genome shotgun sequence contains the following coding sequences:
- the LOC140940043 gene encoding U1 small nuclear ribonucleoprotein 70 kDa-like, translating to MTAFLPPNLLALFAPRDPIPYLPPLDKLSFQKRPWLYTGLGKFVRVFEDPETTPPPTRGETRDEKTERKRKEKVERTTKFLDDQLEQWDPHSDANAVGTDAFKTLFVGRINYDTSESKLRREMELYGPIKRIHLVHNINNNKPRGYAFVEYEHERDMHAAYKHADGKKIDGRRIVVDVERGRTVKTWKPRRLGGGLGGTRVGGPDDNIKHSGRVENNNERYEDRDRDRDRDRDRDRRDRDRDRFRERERDRDRDRDRDREKERRRHRSRSREKERDRDRDRDRDRDRDRDRERRRDRDRDRDRGDRDRDRERERDKDRDRDRDRDREREGERIKEEPNGEYPPYENDNQMDNDNLNMVD from the exons ATGACGGCCTTTTTGCCGCCGAATCTGCTCGCACTTTTTGCTCCTCGAGATCCAATCCCATACTTACCGCCTTTGGATAAActcagttttcaaaaacggCCATGGCTGTACACCGGGCTTGGAAAGTTCGTCAGAGTATTCGAG GATCCAGAAACTACTCCACCACCCACTCGAGGTGAAACCAGAGATGAGAAGACAGAACGAAAG AGGAAAGAGAAAGTGGAGCGAACAACAAAGTTTCTGGATGATCAATTGGAACAAT GGGATCCCCACAGTGATGCTAATGCTGTTGGAACTGATGCCTTTAAGACACTTTTTGTTGGAAGAATT aaCTATGATACCTCTGAATCTAAGCTCAGAAGAGAGATGGAACTCTATGGACCAATCAAAAGG ATTCATCTTGTCCACAATATAAACAACAATAAACCCAGGGGCTATGCCTTCGTTGAGTATGAACATGAACGTGACATGCACG CGGCGTACAAGCATGCAGATGGAAAGAAGATAGATGGCAGGAGAATTGTGGTAGATGTCGAGCGAGGCCGCACGGTCAAGACGTGGAAACCACGAAGACTTG GAGGGGGTCTGGGAGGAACTCGTGTTGGCGGACCAGACGATAACATCAAGCATTCAGGACGTGTAGAAAATAACAATGAAAGATACGA GGACCGCGACCGCGATAGAGACCGTGATCGAGATCGTGATCGAAGAGACCGTGACCGTGACCGCTTCAGGGAACGTGAAAGAGATCGTGACCGAGACCGAGATCGTGACCGCGAGAAAGAGCGTCGAAGACACAGAAGCAGGTCACGCGAGAAAGAACGTGATCGGGACCGTGATCGCGACCGTGACCGTGATCGTGACAG GGACAGGGAGAGGCGGCGTGACCGTGACAGGGATCGTGATCGCGGCGATCGTGATCGTGACAGAGAAAGAGAGCGTGATAAAGACCGGGACCGCGATCGTGACCGTGACCGTGAACGTGAAGGTGAAAGAATAAAGGAAGAACCAAACGGAGAGTATCCTCCTTATGAGAACGACAACCAGATGGACAATGATAATTTGAATATGGTGGACTGA